The following are from one region of the Halarcobacter sp. genome:
- a CDS encoding cache domain-containing protein — translation MKNSNERIILLIIKYTPPFFIILLSIVITFILFQNTKNVFFKEKEITQNQFINNNKDKIKTDVNHLYEFIRKEQALTEKTLKENLKERVNEAYSIAMNIYNENKHLGKEKVKKLIKDALRKIRFNNGRGYYFIYSFDYECILLPINKSLEGKNFYNYQDSKGLFLTREIVNRIQNQNEVFLTWWYHKPNDMQKQYKKLGFNKHFEPYNWFIGTGEYFNDFEDDVKKNVIKYIKNYNFTNSEYFFVLNYDGKYLNHADEELIGTNAFEVGNTKPEDIEKIIDAGKNNSSNFVSYVQLRKPNTDMSAKKTSYVKGIDNWQWIIGKGFYENEVNEIIKKEEKLINQRLRDNLKQLILFTIVLTIILLLISFYMSKFLKKKFRNYQRQIEKKQNELVRQQEMLAQQSKLAAIGTMIGNIAHQWRQPLSLISTIATGTKLKKEMGSLEDKELIDGLDNINQTTQYLSKTIDDFRNFFNTNKVKKEFSVEEAFNNCFNLINVQFKNHNIDIIKNINDSIIYGIQTELVQVLINLLNNSRDELLKLENQKKLIFIDTKEKNDELIIQIKDNAGGIDEKIIKHLFEPYFTTKHQSQGTGIGLYMSEEIIVKHMRGTITIENTEFTYENIHYKGALATIKLKLHN, via the coding sequence ATGAAAAACTCAAATGAAAGAATTATTCTTTTAATAATTAAATATACCCCACCATTTTTTATAATACTTTTATCTATTGTAATAACTTTTATTTTATTTCAAAATACTAAAAATGTTTTCTTTAAAGAAAAAGAAATAACACAAAATCAATTCATAAACAATAACAAAGATAAAATAAAAACAGATGTTAATCACCTATATGAATTTATTAGAAAAGAACAAGCACTAACAGAAAAGACTTTAAAAGAAAACCTTAAAGAAAGGGTAAATGAAGCTTATTCTATCGCAATGAATATTTATAATGAAAATAAACACTTGGGAAAAGAGAAAGTAAAAAAACTTATAAAAGATGCTCTTAGAAAAATAAGATTCAACAATGGTAGAGGATATTATTTTATTTACTCGTTTGATTATGAATGTATTTTATTACCAATAAACAAAAGTTTAGAAGGAAAAAACTTTTATAACTACCAAGATTCAAAGGGGCTTTTTCTAACAAGAGAGATTGTAAATAGAATACAAAATCAAAATGAAGTATTTTTAACTTGGTGGTACCATAAACCTAATGATATGCAAAAACAATATAAAAAATTAGGATTTAATAAACATTTTGAACCATATAATTGGTTTATCGGAACAGGTGAATATTTCAATGATTTTGAAGATGATGTGAAAAAAAATGTAATTAAGTATATTAAAAATTATAATTTTACAAATAGTGAATACTTTTTTGTTTTAAATTATGATGGGAAATACTTAAACCATGCAGATGAAGAACTAATTGGTACAAATGCCTTTGAAGTGGGAAATACAAAACCTGAAGATATTGAAAAAATAATAGATGCAGGAAAAAACAACTCTTCAAATTTTGTCTCTTATGTACAATTGAGAAAACCAAATACTGATATGTCTGCAAAAAAGACAAGTTATGTAAAAGGTATTGATAATTGGCAATGGATAATAGGAAAAGGTTTTTACGAAAATGAAGTAAATGAAATAATAAAAAAAGAAGAAAAATTAATCAATCAACGATTAAGAGACAATCTAAAACAACTTATTTTATTTACTATTGTTTTAACAATAATACTATTACTAATCTCTTTTTATATGTCAAAATTCTTAAAGAAAAAATTTAGAAACTATCAACGACAAATTGAAAAGAAACAAAATGAATTAGTAAGACAGCAAGAGATGTTAGCCCAACAATCAAAACTTGCTGCTATAGGTACAATGATAGGAAATATCGCCCATCAGTGGAGACAACCTTTATCTTTAATATCAACTATTGCAACTGGTACAAAATTAAAAAAAGAGATGGGTTCTCTTGAGGATAAAGAGTTGATTGATGGCTTAGATAATATAAATCAAACAACTCAATATCTATCAAAAACAATTGATGATTTTAGAAACTTTTTTAATACAAATAAAGTAAAAAAAGAGTTTTCAGTAGAAGAAGCATTTAATAATTGTTTTAATCTTATAAATGTTCAATTTAAAAACCATAACATTGATATTATCAAAAATATAAATGATTCAATCATATATGGAATTCAAACAGAATTAGTTCAAGTTTTAATTAATCTATTAAATAATTCAAGGGATGAATTATTAAAATTGGAAAATCAAAAAAAGCTTATTTTTATTGATACAAAAGAGAAAAATGATGAATTAATAATCCAAATAAAAGATAATGCCGGTGGAATAGATGAAAAAATAATCAAACACCTTTTTGAACCATATTTTACTACAAAACATCAATCTCAAGGTACTGGTATTGGATTGTATATGAGTGAAGAGATAATTGTAAAACATATGAGAGGAACAATTACTATAGAAAATACTGAATTTACTTATGAAAATATCCATTACAAAGGTGCGTTAGCTACTATTAAATTAAAACTTCACAATTAA
- a CDS encoding MlaD family protein: MENKAKYTTVGLFVLIFTIGMVAFILWLARYNVDDITAREYRVYSTNSVAGLNKNSIVQYKGLNIGTVKDIRVNPKNLEEIEIILKVTQPQLIKTDSFAIIESQGVTGNKLVEISGGSQDAKILEQNKDATYTKIPLKKSFIDKITSSAGNITTNIETLLKRIELLLNDKNIKNIENILSNSSDSTKNLNILLKKANTLVETSLPNTLNNIDKMTNSIDEVVRDDISNVAKEVNTLAKNFNSVSSDIKIIINEDVKHLLEDLRKTAKSSQNIDGVLDKLENTIEKIDSTIEDFNENGGNMIFNTREIPYGPGEKND, from the coding sequence TTGGAAAATAAAGCTAAATACACTACCGTCGGACTTTTTGTTTTAATATTTACTATAGGAATGGTTGCATTTATACTTTGGCTTGCCAGATATAATGTGGATGATATTACAGCAAGAGAATATAGAGTTTATAGTACAAACTCTGTAGCAGGATTGAACAAAAACTCTATAGTTCAATACAAGGGTTTAAATATTGGTACAGTAAAAGATATTAGAGTAAATCCAAAAAATCTTGAAGAGATAGAGATTATATTAAAAGTAACTCAACCACAATTAATAAAAACTGACAGTTTTGCAATTATTGAATCACAAGGTGTTACAGGAAATAAACTTGTAGAGATAAGTGGTGGAAGTCAAGATGCCAAAATTTTAGAACAAAATAAAGATGCCACTTATACAAAAATACCTTTAAAAAAATCCTTCATAGATAAGATAACATCAAGTGCAGGAAATATAACTACAAATATTGAAACTCTTTTAAAAAGAATAGAACTATTACTAAATGATAAAAATATAAAAAATATTGAAAATATTTTAAGTAATAGCAGTGATTCAACAAAAAATCTAAATATTTTGCTAAAAAAAGCTAATACTTTAGTTGAAACATCATTACCAAATACTTTAAATAATATTGATAAAATGACTAATAGTATTGATGAAGTTGTAAGAGATGATATATCAAATGTTGCAAAAGAGGTTAATACTTTAGCTAAAAACTTTAATTCAGTTAGTTCAGATATCAAAATAATTATAAATGAAGATGTTAAACATCTACTTGAAGATTTAAGAAAAACAGCTAAATCGTCTCAAAATATTGATGGTGTTTTAGATAAATTAGAGAATACTATTGAAAAAATTGATTCAACAATTGAAGACTTTAATGAAAACGGAGGGAATATGATATTTAATACAAGAGAGATTCCATATGGTCCAGGAGAAAAAAATGATTAA
- a CDS encoding ATP-binding cassette domain-containing protein, protein MVKVRNISTAFDEKIVHDNISFDIKKGEIFGILGGSGSGKSVLLRQIIMLDEIQKGTIEVFDKNINNLNMKQRNEIKRNWGVLFQFGALFSSLSVIENIGIMLKENTNFSQDLIEDIAYTKLNMVGLDPSVGKLYPEELSGGMKKRVALARALALDPKILFLDEPTSGLDPASAKAFDTLIAQLRDMLGLTVVIITHELNTIKNVLDRFLIISNTKLAITGTYEDAKNANNPVINKFLKL, encoded by the coding sequence GTGGTAAAAGTAAGAAATATCTCAACAGCATTTGATGAAAAAATTGTTCATGATAATATCTCTTTTGATATTAAAAAAGGTGAAATCTTTGGTATCTTAGGTGGTAGTGGTAGTGGAAAGAGCGTACTACTTCGTCAAATTATCATGCTAGATGAAATCCAAAAAGGAACAATTGAAGTATTTGATAAAAATATAAATAACTTAAATATGAAACAAAGAAATGAAATAAAAAGAAACTGGGGAGTCTTGTTTCAATTTGGTGCCCTATTCTCATCTTTAAGTGTTATAGAAAATATAGGAATAATGTTAAAAGAAAATACAAACTTTTCACAAGATTTAATTGAAGACATTGCCTACACCAAGTTGAATATGGTTGGTCTTGATCCTAGTGTAGGAAAACTTTATCCAGAAGAGTTAAGTGGAGGGATGAAAAAAAGAGTTGCACTAGCAAGAGCTTTAGCACTTGACCCTAAAATACTTTTTTTAGATGAACCAACTTCTGGCTTAGATCCAGCTAGTGCAAAAGCATTTGATACTTTAATTGCACAACTAAGAGATATGTTAGGACTAACAGTTGTAATAATTACCCATGAATTAAATACAATAAAAAATGTTTTAGATAGATTTTTAATAATTTCAAATACCAAACTAGCAATAACTGGTACCTATGAAGATGCAAAGAATGCAAATAATCCAGTTATCAATAAGTTTTTAAAACTCTAA
- a CDS encoding ABC transporter permease, with protein sequence MNIFKITDNWEYFNLDNKIKEINLFYEENKSKKSVIFDFKELKNIDSSGIILLIKYLVLFEKNNIETIIENISDKHKKMLELYKGNYVHKDSIIKKEPSFIQSIGKEIFDASNTFKKFLYFIGKLCVYFFYLLLHPSKIRFKSIINQIEIAAIPILPIIGLALFLVGFVTAYQGADQLNRFGAAIIVIEMSTMSMFREIAPFLAAVVIAGRSASSYTAQIGTMKITEEISAMRTMGFDIDIFLIIPRIIALIIVLPLIVFFADMASLLGEMIIVKYHLGISYTQFINRIYEYVEIRHIMLGILKAPLFGILIAVIGCYRGLQVKSGTDIGKYTTKAVVDSIFWLIIINALISLLSIELGF encoded by the coding sequence ATGAATATATTTAAAATCACTGATAACTGGGAATATTTTAATTTAGATAATAAAATAAAAGAGATAAATCTTTTTTATGAAGAAAATAAAAGTAAAAAAAGTGTTATCTTTGATTTTAAAGAATTAAAAAATATAGACTCTTCTGGAATTATTCTATTAATAAAATATCTAGTACTTTTTGAAAAAAACAATATAGAAACAATAATAGAAAATATTAGTGATAAGCATAAAAAAATGTTAGAGTTGTACAAAGGCAACTATGTACATAAAGATTCTATTATAAAAAAAGAGCCCTCTTTTATCCAAAGTATTGGAAAAGAGATTTTTGACGCTTCTAATACTTTTAAAAAATTTCTTTATTTTATTGGCAAGCTTTGTGTTTATTTTTTCTATCTTTTACTTCATCCTTCAAAAATTAGATTTAAATCTATTATAAATCAAATTGAAATAGCTGCAATACCAATATTACCAATTATAGGATTAGCACTATTTTTAGTTGGTTTTGTAACTGCATATCAAGGTGCTGATCAGTTAAATAGATTTGGAGCTGCTATTATAGTTATTGAGATGTCAACAATGTCCATGTTTAGAGAAATAGCACCTTTTTTAGCAGCTGTAGTTATAGCAGGTAGAAGTGCTTCTTCATACACAGCACAAATTGGTACTATGAAAATTACTGAAGAGATAAGTGCTATGAGAACTATGGGCTTTGATATTGATATATTTCTAATCATTCCTAGAATTATTGCTTTAATTATAGTACTACCTCTAATAGTATTTTTTGCTGATATGGCATCATTACTGGGTGAAATGATAATTGTAAAATACCATCTTGGTATTTCATATACACAATTTATTAATAGAATTTATGAATATGTTGAGATTAGACACATTATGTTGGGTATTTTAAAAGCTCCACTTTTTGGAATATTAATTGCAGTTATTGGTTGCTATAGAGGATTACAAGTTAAAAGTGGTACAGATATAGGTAAATATACAACTAAAGCTGTTGTTGATTCAATTTTTTGGTTAATTATTATTAATGCTCTTATATCTTTATTATCTATAGAGTTAGGATTTTAA
- a CDS encoding M20/M25/M40 family metallo-hydrolase, translated as MNKIIEIFKEITTIPRCSGTHQPFIEYIQNYAKKYDYNCFVDNYNNILCKKDNSKAKLCIQNHYDIVCLKDNCVPTIVEEDGFFKAAESTLGADNGIGCSYMLWLMSEGYDCEYLFTSDEEIGLIGANNLELELKASYMLNIDSEEEGEICIGCAGGVDIFAKNSSKKIIENTENYELYEVEISKLPGGHSGVDIHKNVPNGIKLIGEFVTENKGLLLDINGGERINSIPVNVKAIIAFKDYPSIKVHDNICISKIETKSEHLNIWNSDITNFIYTFANGVRGFDKELNVVLNSINLAKISTNIDEIEIELSARSMSNIELEKIKKETKLLLESFGFEVKTAGKYPAWKPDVNEFTNQVLEIYKKYDENASLEAIHAGLECAIFKDKFPNMKIASIGPNIFNPHSTREKVEIESINKLSKIVIEIVDSI; from the coding sequence GTGAATAAAATAATAGAGATTTTTAAAGAGATTACTACTATTCCTAGATGTAGTGGAACTCATCAACCATTTATAGAATATATCCAAAATTATGCTAAAAAATATGATTACAACTGCTTTGTAGATAACTACAACAATATATTATGTAAAAAAGATAATTCAAAAGCAAAACTATGTATTCAAAACCACTACGATATAGTATGCTTAAAAGATAATTGTGTTCCAACTATAGTTGAAGAAGATGGCTTTTTTAAAGCAGCTGAATCAACTTTAGGAGCAGACAATGGAATTGGTTGTTCTTATATGCTTTGGTTAATGTCTGAAGGTTATGATTGTGAGTATCTATTTACCTCAGATGAAGAGATAGGTCTTATAGGTGCAAACAATTTAGAGTTAGAACTAAAAGCTTCATATATGCTAAATATTGATAGTGAAGAGGAAGGTGAAATCTGTATAGGTTGTGCAGGGGGAGTTGATATTTTTGCAAAAAATAGCTCTAAAAAAATCATTGAAAATACAGAAAACTATGAACTTTATGAAGTAGAAATTTCAAAATTACCAGGTGGTCACAGTGGTGTTGATATTCATAAAAATGTTCCAAATGGTATAAAATTAATTGGAGAATTTGTAACTGAAAACAAGGGTTTATTGTTAGACATAAATGGAGGTGAAAGAATCAATTCTATTCCTGTAAATGTAAAAGCCATAATAGCCTTTAAAGATTATCCATCAATAAAAGTACATGATAATATTTGTATAAGTAAAATTGAGACAAAAAGCGAACATTTAAATATTTGGAATAGTGATATTACTAATTTTATTTATACATTTGCAAATGGAGTTAGAGGTTTTGACAAAGAATTAAATGTTGTTCTAAACTCAATAAATTTAGCAAAAATCTCTACAAATATTGATGAAATTGAGATAGAATTAAGTGCAAGATCTATGTCAAATATTGAACTAGAAAAAATCAAAAAAGAAACAAAACTTTTATTAGAATCTTTTGGTTTTGAAGTTAAAACAGCAGGTAAATATCCAGCATGGAAACCAGATGTAAATGAGTTTACAAATCAAGTTTTAGAGATATATAAAAAGTATGATGAAAATGCAAGTTTAGAAGCAATACATGCTGGACTTGAATGTGCAATTTTTAAAGATAAATTTCCAAATATGAAAATAGCTTCAATAGGACCAAATATTTTTAATCCCCACTCTACTAGAGAAAAAGTTGAAATAGAATCAATAAACAAACTTTCTAAAATAGTAATAGAGATTGTAGATTCTATATAG
- a CDS encoding flavin reductase family protein has protein sequence MILDYADVNDLNRYKIMSDTVVPRPIAWIVTEDDGVINAAPFSYFVPLSSNPPVVIVSIGKKEDGSAKDTLFNIRKHKKATICFVNKDNCDDVKNCAMPLGKDESEIKTYEIDVQKPLDDFPAMIASTQTALFCEFYKEVELPGKTTPIILEIKKQFIEDGRLDERSHVHVDNVGRSGAFFKAMVDL, from the coding sequence ATGATACTTGATTATGCTGATGTAAATGATTTAAATAGATATAAAATTATGTCTGATACAGTTGTTCCTAGACCTATTGCTTGGATTGTAACAGAAGATGATGGAGTTATTAATGCTGCGCCATTTTCTTATTTTGTACCTTTATCTTCAAATCCCCCTGTTGTTATTGTATCAATTGGTAAAAAGGAGGATGGAAGTGCAAAAGATACTCTTTTTAATATTAGAAAACATAAAAAAGCAACTATCTGTTTTGTAAACAAAGATAACTGTGATGATGTTAAAAACTGTGCTATGCCTTTAGGAAAAGATGAAAGTGAGATTAAAACTTATGAGATTGATGTTCAAAAGCCTTTAGATGATTTTCCTGCAATGATTGCTTCAACACAAACTGCTTTATTTTGTGAGTTTTATAAAGAGGTAGAATTGCCAGGTAAAACTACACCAATAATTTTAGAGATTAAAAAGCAGTTTATTGAAGATGGTAGATTAGATGAAAGATCTCATGTTCATGTGGATAATGTTGGTAGAAGTGGAGCCTTTTTTAAAGCAATGGTTGATTTATAA